A stretch of DNA from Fusobacterium sp. SYSU M8D902:
ACGTCGATGTTTTCAAAGTCAACTCTTTGAGCTAGTCCTAAGTCTGCTAGTACTTTAGAGATAGCTGCTGTTGTAGTAGTTTTTCCGTGGTCAACGTGTCCAATTGTTCCAATGTTAACGTGCGGTTTGCTTCTTTCGAATTTTTCTTTAGCCATTTAAATTCTCCTCCTAATTTTTTATTTATTAGTTTTGGTTGGTGATTTCTCACCAACCT
This window harbors:
- a CDS encoding GTP-binding protein, with protein sequence MAKEKFERSKPHVNIGTIGHVDHGKTTTTAAISKVLADLGLAQRVDFENIDV